The sequence CGTGGCGAAGGCGGTCGTGGAGATCGAGTTCAAGCAGCCGCCCGCCGAGGACCTGAAACTGCTCGAAGACGACGCGTCCGGCATCATCGCGGCCGAGACGGAGAAGGGGTCGAAGTGAACGTCGACATCGCCGCGCTGCGGGCGATCGAACGGGACAAGGACATCCCCTTCGAAACGGTGATCGAGGCCATCGAGACGGCCTTGCTCACCGCGTACAAGCACACCGAGGGCCACCAGCCGCACGCCCGCATCGACATCGACCGCAAGACGGGACTGGTGCGCGTGCTCGCGCACACGCTGACCCACGACGGCCAGGTCGACGAAGAGTGGGACGACACCCCCGAGGGCTTCGGCCGGATCGCCGCCACCACCGCGCGCCAGGTCATCCTGCAGCGGCTGCGCGACGCCGAGCACGAGAAGACGTTCGGCGAGTTCTCCACCAAGGAGGGCGAGATCATCGCCGGGGTGATCCAGCGCGACGCCCGCGCCAACGCCCGCGGCATGGTCGTGGTCCAGGTGGGTGACACCGAGGGCGTGCTGCCCTCCGGCGAGCAGGTCGCCGGGGAGTCCTACGAGCACGGCAGCCGGATCAAGGCGTACGTGCTCACCGTGTCGCGCAGCAACCGCGGCCCGCAGATCACGCTCTCGCGTTCGCACCCCAACCTGGTGCGCAAGCTGTTCGCGCTCGAGGTGCCGGAGATCGCCGACGGGACCGTCGAGATCGCCGCCGTCGCGCGCGAACCGGGGCACCGCACCAAGATCGCGGTCAAGTCCACCGTGCCGGGCGTCAACGCCAAGGGCGCCTGCATCGGCCCGGTCGGCGCGCGCGTGCGCAACGTGATGAGCGAGCTGGCCGGCGAGAAGATCGACATCATCGACTTCTCCGACGACCCGGCCCGCTTCGTCGGGAATGCGCTGTCGCCGGCCAAGGTTGTTTCGGTACGAGTCGTGGACGAGCGGGCGAAGACCGCCCGCGTCGTGGTGCCGGACTTCCAGCTGTCGCTGGCGATCGGCAAGGAGGGCCAGAACGCCCGCCTCGCCGCCCGCCTGACCGGCTGGCGGATCGACATCCGCAGCGACGCCGCACCGGCCGACGACGAGGGTGATCAAGACCACGCCGGTCCGACGCGGCCCGCCGCGACAACCGGTTCGGCTGAGTGAAGGTCGAAGCGCTAGACTCAGGAGTGGTTCAAAGCCCGCGGCGGGTAGCCGAGCACCAGCCCCACCGGAATTTCCCGGTGCGGACTTGTGTCGGCTGCAAGCGGCGGGCATTGATCGGTGAGCTGCTGCGCGTGGTCGCGGTGGCCGGGCGGGTGGTCGTCGACGGACGTCGGCGGCTGCCGGGCCGGGGGGCTTGGCTGCACCCCGACCCGGACTGCCTGGCCAAGGCCGAACGGCGGCGGGCCTTCCCCAGAGCCCTGCGGGCGACGGGGGCGCTCGACGCCCGCGAGGTCCGCGAGCACGTCGGGCTCACCACGACGCACCACGAACCCGGGACGTCCCCGGGGTCGCGAGGAACCAAGGAAGCAGGTCGACCCGTCATGAGTCAGCCGTGAAGCTGAAGCCATGAGCGTCAGACAATAAGGACGAGGTCAGCGGGTTTTCCGCCTGGCCTCCCCTAGATGAGGAGAGTTGTGCCAGGCAAGGCCCGCGTACACGAGCTCGCGAAAGAGCTCGGCATCACCAGCAAGGACGTTCTCGCGAAGTTGAAGGAACAGGGCGAGTTCGTCAAGTCCGCGTCATCCACGGTCGAGGCGCCCGTCGCCCGCCGTCTCCGCGACGCGTACGCCCCCAAGGGCGCCAAGAAGCCCACCCCCGGCCCGTCGGCTCGCCCCGGCCCGCCGGCCGCCAAGCCCGGTGCGCCCGCCGCCCCGAAGCCCCCCGCGCCTGCCCAGCAGGCTCCGGCGGCCAAGGCGGCACCCGCTCCGGCCGCGCCGGCTCCGGCCGCGCCCCAGCAGCAGGCGCCCGCCGCCTCGAAGCCGGCCACCCCGGGGCAGCGCCCCGGCCCGCGGCCCGGCCCCCGGCCGGCGACGCCCGCACCCCAGCAGCAGGTCCCGGCCGCGAAAGCCGAAGCTCCTGCCGCGCCCAAGCAGGACACCCCGGCCGCGCCCGCACAGGGCGGCACCGGCTCGGTCGTCCCGCCGAAGCCGCAGGGCCCCAAGCCCGGCGGTCCCAAGCCCGGCCCGCGCACCCCGCGCGTCGGCAACAACCCGTTCGGCGTCGGTTCCGGCGCCCCGGCTCCGCGTCCGCAGGCCCCGCGCCCCGGTGGCGGGCAGGGTGGCGACAACCGCCCGCCGCGTCCCGGTGGCGGCCAGGGCGGCGGTGACCGTCCGGCCCCGCGGCCCGGCGGCGGCGCCGGTGGCAACCGGCCGAGCCCGGGCAACATGCCCCCGCGGCCGAACCCCGGCATGATGCCGGGCCGCACGCAGCGTCCCGCCGGTCCCGGTGGCGGCGCCCGCGGTGGCCCCGGCGGCGGTGCCCGTGGCGGCCCCGGTGGCGGCGGCGGTCGTCCCGGTGGCGGCGGCGGCGGTTTCCGCGGTGGTCCCGGTGGCGGTGGCGGTGGCGGTGGCTTCCGCGGTGGTCCCGGTGGCGGCGGCGGTGGCGGCGGTTTCCGTCCCGGCGGCGGCACGGGTGCCCCGGCCGGCGGTGGCGGTGGCTTCCGCGGTGGCGGCGGCGGTCGTGGCGGCCCCGGTGGCCGTGGCGGTACCGCGGGTGCCTTCGGGCGTCCCGGTGGTCCCTCGCGCAAGGGCCGCAAGTCGAAGCGGCAGAAGCGCCAGGAGTACATGGACAACATGCAGGCGCCCAGCGTCGGCGGCGTCCGCCTGCCCAAGGGGCAGGGCGAGACGATCCGGCTGCCGCGGGGTGCTTCGCTGACCGACTTCGCCGAGAAGATCGACGCCAACCCGGCTTCGCTGGTGCAGGTGCTCTTCCACCTCGGCGAGATGGTCACCGCGACGCAGTCCGTGTCGGACGACATCCTCGAGCTGCTCGGCGGCGAAATGAACTACACGGTTCAGGTCGTCAGCCCCGAGGAAGAAGACCGCGAGCTGCTGGAGACCTTCGACATCACCTACGGCGACGACGCCGGTGGCGAAGAGGATCTGCAGGTCAGGCCGCCGGTCGTGACCATCATGGGTCACGTCGACCACGGTAAGACCCGCCTGCTCGACACGATCCGGAAGACGAAGGTCCGCGAGAGCGAGGCCGGCGGCATCACGCAGCACATCGGTGCGTACCAGATCGAGACCGAGCTCGAGGGCAACCCGCGTCTGATCACCTTCATCGACACCCCGGGTCACGAGGCGTTCACCGCCATGCGTGCCCGTGGTGCCAACTCGACCGACATCGCGGTGATCGTGGTGGCGGCCGACGACGGTGTGATGCCGCAGACGGTCGAGGCGATCAACCACGCGCAGGCCGCCAAGGCCCCGATCGTGGTCGCGATCAACAAGATCGACAAGGAAGGCGCGAACCCGGACAAGATCCGGCAGCAGCTGACCGAGTACGGCCTGGTCGCCGAGGAGTACGGCGGCGACACGATGTTCGTCGAGATCTCCGCGCGGCAGAACATCAACATCGACGGCCTGCTCGAGGCGATCCTGCT is a genomic window of Amycolatopsis lexingtonensis containing:
- the nusA gene encoding transcription termination factor NusA, with protein sequence MNVDIAALRAIERDKDIPFETVIEAIETALLTAYKHTEGHQPHARIDIDRKTGLVRVLAHTLTHDGQVDEEWDDTPEGFGRIAATTARQVILQRLRDAEHEKTFGEFSTKEGEIIAGVIQRDARANARGMVVVQVGDTEGVLPSGEQVAGESYEHGSRIKAYVLTVSRSNRGPQITLSRSHPNLVRKLFALEVPEIADGTVEIAAVAREPGHRTKIAVKSTVPGVNAKGACIGPVGARVRNVMSELAGEKIDIIDFSDDPARFVGNALSPAKVVSVRVVDERAKTARVVVPDFQLSLAIGKEGQNARLAARLTGWRIDIRSDAAPADDEGDQDHAGPTRPAATTGSAE
- a CDS encoding YlxR family protein, producing the protein MRTCVGCKRRALIGELLRVVAVAGRVVVDGRRRLPGRGAWLHPDPDCLAKAERRRAFPRALRATGALDAREVREHVGLTTTHHEPGTSPGSRGTKEAGRPVMSQP
- the infB gene encoding translation initiation factor IF-2, giving the protein MPGKARVHELAKELGITSKDVLAKLKEQGEFVKSASSTVEAPVARRLRDAYAPKGAKKPTPGPSARPGPPAAKPGAPAAPKPPAPAQQAPAAKAAPAPAAPAPAAPQQQAPAASKPATPGQRPGPRPGPRPATPAPQQQVPAAKAEAPAAPKQDTPAAPAQGGTGSVVPPKPQGPKPGGPKPGPRTPRVGNNPFGVGSGAPAPRPQAPRPGGGQGGDNRPPRPGGGQGGGDRPAPRPGGGAGGNRPSPGNMPPRPNPGMMPGRTQRPAGPGGGARGGPGGGARGGPGGGGGRPGGGGGGFRGGPGGGGGGGGFRGGPGGGGGGGGFRPGGGTGAPAGGGGGFRGGGGGRGGPGGRGGTAGAFGRPGGPSRKGRKSKRQKRQEYMDNMQAPSVGGVRLPKGQGETIRLPRGASLTDFAEKIDANPASLVQVLFHLGEMVTATQSVSDDILELLGGEMNYTVQVVSPEEEDRELLETFDITYGDDAGGEEDLQVRPPVVTIMGHVDHGKTRLLDTIRKTKVRESEAGGITQHIGAYQIETELEGNPRLITFIDTPGHEAFTAMRARGANSTDIAVIVVAADDGVMPQTVEAINHAQAAKAPIVVAINKIDKEGANPDKIRQQLTEYGLVAEEYGGDTMFVEISARQNINIDGLLEAILLTADAALDLRANPDMEAQGVAIEAHLDRGRGPVATVLVQRGTLRVGDSVVAGDAYGRVRRMVDEHNVDVTEALPSRPVQVIGFTSVPGAGDTFLVVDEDRVARQIAERRAARTRNALNASRRKRVSLEDLDSALKETNSLNLIIKGDNSGTVEALEASLLQLDVGDEVELNVVHRGVGGVTESDIDLATASDAIVLGFNVRAQGKATERATREGVDVRYYTVIYQAIDEIEQALKGMLKPEYEEVELGRAEVREVFKSSKIGTIAGCLVMSGEIRRNARARLLRDGTVVAENLPISSLRRFKDDVVEVREGYECGLTLGSYGDLKVGDQIETYEQREKPRA